The following nucleotide sequence is from Pedobacter sp. PACM 27299.
CGTTGTTATCCTTCAGATTTCATGCCTTTCACCTTTGGTGAATATATCAAACAAGACAAAACACCTTTTGTAAAGTTTAGCACAGGCAGTGTTGCACAACCAGGGACTTTTGTGATTGGAAAAGACCTGATGAACGGTGGGAATAAGGATGCCTATAAAGGTAAGGTGGTGGTGATTGTAAATGCAGAAAGCCAGAGTAATGCGGAGTACACGACAATGGCTTTCCAGAGTTCTCCAAATGTGAAAGTAATTGGCAGTCAGACGGCAGGAGCTGATGGCAATGTTTCTACCATTGTATTGCCAGGTGGGATATCTTCATGGATTTCTGGAATTGGGGTGTTTTATCCAGATGGTAAGCCCACTCAAAGAGTGGGAGTACGCATAGATTATCCGATTAAACCAACTGTAAAAGGTATAACTGAGGGTAAAGATGAGCTGTTGGAAAAAGCGGTTTCGCTGCTGGAAGCAGGTTGGTAATAGCGGCTTGGTGCTAGGGGGTTAGTGATAGGTTACAGTTCAGTCTTATGAATGCTGTAACGTAGGGATACCAAACCGGTTTTATAAGTTTGGCTTTCCAAAAGTGTCAGTTTATGGCGACTATCCTGCTCCCGGAATAGGGGTTTACCACTGCCAAGTAATATAGGATGAACAGAGAGCCATAATTCATCAACTAGTGCTGCTTTCATGAAGGAGTCACTGAGTTCCGCACCACCATATAACCAGATATCTTTGCCCGGCTGTTCTTTGATCTTTTGGGCCTCGATAATGCTATTTTCGGCGATCAATATCGCGCCATCTCTTACTGTTTTCAAGCTGGAAGAGAACACATATTCTTTCATTCCAGGAACAATTTCCCCATTGTTGTTTTCGGCATGCTGCTGTGCTGCTTCATAACTTTTTCGGCCAATAAAAATGCTGTCTATACGGCCAAAGAACTCGTTTAAGCCATAATCCTGATCTGTAAAACACCAGTCATATTCACCATTCCGGCCCTCAATATATCCATCCAATGTGACTGCTAGGCCTAATATTAATTTTCTCATATCCTTAATGTTTTTGTAAGGCAAAATTGGAAAGATTAGAGGAGCTAAAATTGTACAAATCGGACATTAATAAAGAATGTCATTTGCCTGTGTAAACTGAGCAGGAGCACAGCCAGTGTAAGCTTTATAGTCGCGGTTAAAATGCGACTGGTCATAATAACCACTTTTATAGGCGATTTCTGTAAGCGAGAGTATAGGGTAGTTTTTGAGGTGCTGCAATGACTGTAAAAACCGGCAAATCCGCAGGTATTCTTTGGGTGATAAACCAATATGCTGCTGAAATTTTCTGGAAAGATGGCGCTGACTAATGCCTGCGTCATTTATCAGCTGACTTACAGCGGCCAAACCACCGGAAAGTTGTGCCTGCTGCAGGCAGTAGCCCAATTGTGCATCATTTTTATCCAAAGCCAATTGCTGTATCAAATAATTTTGTGCCAGGGATACTCTTGTTTCATGATTAGGCGCCGCAGCTAGCCGATCCTCTATTTCTTCTACGAGGTTATTCCAGACATCAGATAAAGCTGCTGTAGTATCTGATAAAATGTGCATGGGGATCTGGAAGAATTGATAGGCCATTCCTGGATGAAAACAAATGGCGAGGCAACCAGCTCCTTTGCGCATCTGCACTTCCATCGGCCGACTCATGCGAGCGTTAATGATACTGCCCTTATGCAGTTCATCGCCAATAATTGCCACTGGGGTACTGGTATAATTCAGAAACAATTCTACACAGGTATCAGGAAGTACCCGCACATGACGGGTATCTGTCTCCTCATCGCATTCCATCGTGCAGATCAGCTTCACATAAGGCCGGAGATTAGAAATGATGTCATACGACTGAATCCGCATAATTTATAAATATTGATGATTTTTTTTACAGCAACTTTAGCGCCAATGCAGCAATGTCTCTGGTAATTTGTGTGGGCGAATGACAGTCGCAATTACTGAACCCGATCACATAAATGTCCTTAGAGGGGATGTACACTCCCATGGTTTTAAACCCAAAGATACTGCCCCCATGTTCTCTAACCGCTATTCCATTGATTTCTTTCAGGTGCCAGCCGTAGCCATAAGTAAAGGCTTCGCCATTATTTAATTTGTACGTGGTAAATGCTTTTTTTGTTTCTTCGGCATTGAGCAGTAGGTTGCTGTTTAATGCATTTTGCCATTTTAGCATATCCGCTGACGTAGACATCAAAGCACCGGAGGAAAAAGGAATGCTAAAACTAATGATCGTTTTATTGACATATCCGTATTCCTTTTCATGGTAGCCATAGGCTTTTTTATCAATAATTTTCCTGTCGCTGGCATAATAGGAGTGGTTCATGCCCGCTTTTTCAAATATATGATGCTTAATGAAATCCTCATAGGAAATTCCAGCGATCAATTCTATAAGGTATCCCAATACTACATAACCGGAATTATTATATTCGAACTTTTCTCCGGGAGCAAAATCCGGCTGCTCGTTTTTTAAGAAGTCGACCATCATTTTAGGGGTCATTTCCTTTTGTGCAATTTCAGATAGTGTTTTCATTTTGGTGAAATCTTTGATGCCTGAGGTATGCGTTAGTAAATGATGTACGGTGATCTGATCTCCAGACGGGTAATCAGGGATGTATTTGCTGATCGGATCCTGAGTAGCTAACTTTCCCTGCGCTTCCAGCATCAGCACTGCGATCGCTGTAAACTGCTTGGTCATGGAGCCCAATTGAAATACATTTTCTGGGCTAAGATTTACATCCAATTCTAAATTGGCTTTGCCGAAAGCTTTATGATAAATGGGCTTTCCATTTTTAGCCACCATAAATACGGCACCTGGCCCATTTTTATCCCGGAATTCGCTTTGAATTATACGATCTGTTTTGGTTTCAAAACTTTGTGCAAAAGCGTTAATGAATGGGGTATAAATGAGCATAAATACCAGTAGTAATGATCGGTTTAGCTTTATTTTATTCATATCATTTATTGATTTTAGGAGTCGAGGATATCAGACGCTTTGGGAATGAGCTAGGTTACAAGTCCTAAAAGGCTTTAACATCGGATTGATCAGCGTATTTTTTTTACTAAAAAAGAAGTTTTATTAACTTAGCATTACTGATGTTAAACGCAATTAT
It contains:
- a CDS encoding S41 family peptidase; the encoded protein is MPFTFGEYIKQDKTPFVKFSTGSVAQPGTFVIGKDLMNGGNKDAYKGKVVVIVNAESQSNAEYTTMAFQSSPNVKVIGSQTAGADGNVSTIVLPGGISSWISGIGVFYPDGKPTQRVGVRIDYPIKPTVKGITEGKDELLEKAVSLLEAGW
- a CDS encoding dihydrofolate reductase family protein, translating into MRKLILGLAVTLDGYIEGRNGEYDWCFTDQDYGLNEFFGRIDSIFIGRKSYEAAQQHAENNNGEIVPGMKEYVFSSSLKTVRDGAILIAENSIIEAQKIKEQPGKDIWLYGGAELSDSFMKAALVDELWLSVHPILLGSGKPLFREQDSRHKLTLLESQTYKTGLVSLRYSIHKTEL
- a CDS encoding AraC family transcriptional regulator, which produces MRIQSYDIISNLRPYVKLICTMECDEETDTRHVRVLPDTCVELFLNYTSTPVAIIGDELHKGSIINARMSRPMEVQMRKGAGCLAICFHPGMAYQFFQIPMHILSDTTAALSDVWNNLVEEIEDRLAAAPNHETRVSLAQNYLIQQLALDKNDAQLGYCLQQAQLSGGLAAVSQLINDAGISQRHLSRKFQQHIGLSPKEYLRICRFLQSLQHLKNYPILSLTEIAYKSGYYDQSHFNRDYKAYTGCAPAQFTQANDILY
- a CDS encoding serine hydrolase domain-containing protein, whose protein sequence is MNKIKLNRSLLLVFMLIYTPFINAFAQSFETKTDRIIQSEFRDKNGPGAVFMVAKNGKPIYHKAFGKANLELDVNLSPENVFQLGSMTKQFTAIAVLMLEAQGKLATQDPISKYIPDYPSGDQITVHHLLTHTSGIKDFTKMKTLSEIAQKEMTPKMMVDFLKNEQPDFAPGEKFEYNNSGYVVLGYLIELIAGISYEDFIKHHIFEKAGMNHSYYASDRKIIDKKAYGYHEKEYGYVNKTIISFSIPFSSGALMSTSADMLKWQNALNSNLLLNAEETKKAFTTYKLNNGEAFTYGYGWHLKEINGIAVREHGGSIFGFKTMGVYIPSKDIYVIGFSNCDCHSPTQITRDIAALALKLL